A region of Fusobacterium sp. FSA-380-WT-3A DNA encodes the following proteins:
- a CDS encoding DMT family transporter, translating to MNNRTKGILLGVIVGFAWGLDSTLMGKINVPPLVSAFFHDSFAFIWIALTLLFSSQLKGVFELLKTKKGKATAVAALVGAPVGMSAYLLAIKYATAPYASSISVIYPGIGALLSYFLLKEKLTKRAVLGIFISLLGSFMLGFKPTGNIPETFGTGILFALLAVLGWASEGVIIGFAMKHIKDEDHIKAIPQQFLYLRYFISMIIYGFIVVPLSGGLGTAFEVINNGTVFKFGGIAILGAITYLCWYKAVDLIGAAMGTALNSTAALWTIIFSIVLFGAPMNLHLIIWGLVIVTGVFIFAIEPKKR from the coding sequence ATGAACAATAGAACAAAAGGAATTTTATTAGGTGTTATTGTTGGTTTTGCTTGGGGACTTGACTCTACTTTAATGGGAAAAATCAATGTTCCTCCTCTTGTATCAGCTTTTTTTCACGATAGTTTTGCTTTCATTTGGATTGCTTTAACCTTACTTTTTTCTAGTCAATTAAAAGGTGTTTTCGAACTTTTAAAGACTAAAAAAGGAAAAGCTACAGCTGTGGCTGCTTTAGTTGGGGCTCCTGTTGGAATGAGTGCCTATTTATTGGCTATAAAATATGCTACAGCTCCATATGCTTCTAGTATATCTGTTATCTATCCAGGAATTGGTGCTCTTCTTTCATATTTCTTATTAAAAGAAAAACTTACTAAAAGAGCTGTTCTTGGAATTTTCATCAGTCTTTTAGGTTCTTTTATGTTAGGGTTTAAACCTACAGGAAATATTCCTGAAACTTTCGGAACAGGAATTTTATTTGCTTTACTAGCTGTGTTAGGTTGGGCTTCTGAGGGAGTTATTATTGGATTTGCTATGAAACATATAAAAGATGAAGACCATATAAAAGCAATTCCACAACAATTTTTATATTTAAGATATTTTATCTCTATGATAATTTATGGATTTATAGTAGTTCCTCTATCTGGTGGACTTGGTACAGCTTTCGAAGTTATAAATAATGGAACTGTTTTTAAATTTGGTGGTATAGCTATTCTTGGAGCTATAACATATCTTTGTTGGTACAAAGCTGTTGATTTAATAGGAGCAGCTATGGGTACAGCTCTTAATTCAACTGCTGCTTTATGGACAATTATATTTAGTATTGTTCTTTTTGGAGCTCCTATGAATTTACACCTTATAATTTGGGGATTAGTTATTGTAACTGGAGTGTTTATTTTTGCTATTGAACCTAAAAAAAGATAA
- a CDS encoding sigma-54-dependent Fis family transcriptional regulator — protein MKFDYKILEEIEIGVILCNILGEIQYSNKCANEYLGREKINVNEIIEELREKEALKMGFKLLTKTYKNLFFMIFSQKEEGKYLILLKQKDFFKTILNENDSYTNEKKYTFENVIGKSPQILKVIDECKKIADGNSNILITGESGTGKEFFARAIHNNSSRRNFPFIPVNCGSIPRELIESELFGYESGAFTGANKQGYIGKFQLANGGTIFLDEIGEMPLNMQVSLLRVLQDKCVTKIGSKKCTKVDVRVIAATNKCLKDEIKKERFRKDLYYRLNAFNINIPPLKERIGDIPIFLEHLLKEKSIELNKPIPKVPKPLFQKIISYCWPGNIRELQNFVENFVVLDGISTYDINFDECHCMTHDNLGNRIEINQCGVIEKVEDKILPLVELEKREIEKAIKIYDGNMTHIASALGISRNALYNKMKRYGIEK, from the coding sequence ATGAAGTTTGATTATAAAATATTAGAAGAAATAGAAATTGGTGTTATTTTATGTAATATTTTAGGGGAAATTCAATATTCAAATAAGTGTGCTAATGAATATCTTGGTAGAGAAAAAATAAATGTTAATGAAATAATAGAGGAATTAAGAGAAAAAGAAGCCTTAAAAATGGGATTTAAGTTGTTAACAAAAACTTATAAAAATCTATTTTTTATGATTTTTTCTCAAAAAGAAGAGGGAAAATATTTAATTTTATTAAAACAAAAAGATTTTTTTAAAACTATTTTAAATGAAAATGATTCTTATACAAACGAAAAAAAATATACCTTTGAAAATGTTATAGGAAAAAGTCCACAAATTTTAAAAGTCATTGATGAATGTAAAAAGATAGCTGATGGAAATAGTAATATTCTTATAACAGGAGAAAGTGGAACAGGAAAAGAATTTTTTGCTAGAGCCATTCATAATAATAGTTCAAGAAGAAATTTTCCATTTATTCCTGTAAATTGTGGTTCAATACCTAGAGAACTTATAGAAAGTGAATTATTTGGTTATGAAAGTGGGGCTTTTACAGGAGCTAATAAACAAGGATATATAGGAAAATTTCAATTAGCTAATGGAGGAACAATATTTTTAGATGAAATAGGAGAAATGCCACTTAATATGCAAGTTTCTCTTTTAAGAGTTTTACAAGATAAATGTGTAACAAAAATAGGTTCCAAAAAATGTACTAAAGTAGATGTAAGAGTAATAGCTGCTACTAATAAATGTTTAAAAGATGAAATAAAAAAAGAGAGATTTAGGAAAGATTTGTATTATAGATTGAATGCTTTTAATATAAATATTCCACCACTAAAAGAGAGAATAGGTGATATTCCGATATTTTTAGAACATTTATTAAAAGAAAAAAGTATTGAATTAAATAAGCCTATTCCAAAAGTTCCTAAACCTCTTTTCCAAAAAATTATATCTTATTGTTGGCCAGGAAATATAAGAGAGTTACAAAATTTTGTAGAAAACTTTGTTGTATTGGATGGAATAAGTACTTATGATATAAATTTTGATGAATGTCATTGTATGACTCATGATAATTTAGGAAATAGAATTGAAATAAATCAATGTGGAGTGATAGAAAAAGTAGAGGATAAAATTTTACCTCTAGTAGAATTAGAAAAAAGAGAGATAGAAAAAGCTATAAAAATTTATGATGGAAATATGACTCACATTGCTTCTGCTTTAGGAATAAGCAGAAATGCTTTATATAATAAAATGAAAAGATACGGAATAGAAAAGTAA
- the sstT gene encoding serine/threonine transporter SstT, with protein sequence MRELLKKWTSISLIKRIIAGLIIGGTLAYIAPEKLSGIVLLGDLFVGALKSIAPVLVFVLVMAAILQHQKGQKTNMKSIIILYLFGTFIASVVAVVGSFVYPVELVLKAGESSIVPPENIYGVLKGLLMNLVDNPVNALLKGNYIGILFWSITFGFFLREATENTKKVIIEISEVVLNTVKFVIEFAPFGIMGLIFNSMRTSGIASLLIYGKLIVLLLACMFFTAFVVNPIITYIMIRQNPYPLVLKCTRESGITAFFTRSSAANIPVNMDLCDRLGLDKEVYSVSIPLGATINMGGAAITISVFALSAAHTLGIQVDFFSAILLSVLSAISACGASGVAGGSLLLIPLACSLFGIPNDIAMQVVGVGFIIGVIQDSCETALNSSTDVLFTSIAEFSNWRKEGKEIVIK encoded by the coding sequence ATGAGAGAATTACTAAAAAAATGGACAAGTATTAGTTTAATAAAGAGAATAATAGCAGGATTAATAATAGGTGGAACTTTAGCATATATAGCTCCTGAAAAATTAAGTGGAATTGTTTTATTAGGAGACTTATTTGTTGGAGCTTTAAAATCAATAGCACCAGTTTTAGTTTTTGTACTTGTTATGGCAGCCATATTACAACATCAAAAAGGGCAAAAAACAAATATGAAATCAATTATAATTTTATATCTTTTTGGAACTTTTATAGCCTCTGTAGTTGCTGTTGTAGGAAGTTTTGTATATCCTGTTGAATTAGTTTTAAAAGCTGGGGAAAGTTCAATAGTACCTCCAGAAAATATTTATGGAGTTTTAAAAGGACTTTTAATGAATTTAGTAGACAATCCTGTTAATGCCTTATTAAAAGGAAATTATATTGGAATTTTATTCTGGAGTATAACTTTTGGATTCTTTTTAAGAGAAGCTACAGAAAATACTAAAAAAGTTATAATAGAAATATCAGAAGTAGTTTTAAATACAGTAAAATTTGTTATAGAATTTGCTCCATTTGGTATTATGGGACTTATATTTAATTCAATGCGTACAAGTGGAATAGCAAGTTTATTAATTTATGGAAAATTAATTGTGTTATTATTAGCTTGCATGTTCTTTACAGCTTTTGTAGTAAATCCTATAATAACTTATATAATGATAAGACAAAATCCATATCCATTAGTATTAAAATGTACAAGAGAAAGTGGAATTACAGCTTTCTTTACAAGAAGTTCAGCAGCAAATATTCCTGTAAATATGGATTTATGTGATAGACTTGGACTAGATAAAGAAGTTTATTCAGTTTCAATTCCTTTAGGAGCTACAATAAATATGGGGGGAGCAGCTATTACAATTTCTGTTTTTGCTTTAAGTGCTGCTCATACTTTAGGAATACAAGTGGATTTTTTCTCAGCAATACTTTTAAGTGTTTTATCAGCTATAAGTGCTTGTGGAGCTTCTGGAGTAGCTGGAGGTTCTTTACTTTTAATTCCACTTGCTTGTAGTTTATTTGGAATTCCTAATGATATAGCAATGCAAGTTGTTGGAGTTGGATTTATAATTGGAGTAATTCAAGATTCTTGTGAAACAGCTTTAAATTCTTCAACAGATGTATTATTTACAAGTATAGCTGAATTTTCAAACTGGAGAAAAGAAGGAAAAGAAATAGTTATAAAATAA